AATCAAGTTATTATCAATATCGAAACAATTATCGGCCATGAATAAGAAAACACTTTGTATATATATCCTTTCTGCTTTGTTCAGTACTGTTGTATTGAGTTGTTCAAAAAACAAAACCGACAACCAACAGGCAGATTCTACCCAAGAAAAAACAAATGATCTGGTACATTTGAGTGCCGAACAGGCCAAAAATGTACAACTCAATCTTGGCGATTTTGATGCTATTACCATTGGCGAAGAAATCACCGCCAATGGCAAAGTGGAAGTCCCTCCACAACAGATGATTTCTTTGAGTGTTCCTATTTCGGGGTTTGTCAAAAGTATTACTCTACTTCCAGGTACGCCCGTGCGAAAAGGGCAAACTTTGGCGGTAATTCAGAGCATGGAATACATACAATTACAACAAGAATACCTACAAGCCATTAGTAGACAAAAGTTCCAAGAACAAGATTTAAGCAGACAAGAAACCCTGAATCAAGAGAATGTTGGGTCTAAGAAAAAATTGCAACAAATAGATGCCGACTTTCAAACAAGTAAGGCACTTATCAATGGTCTGGAAGTAAAATTGAAACTGATAGGATGTAATATAGCCAAACTTCGGAAAGGCGAAATAACACCGTCTATCAATCTGGTATCTCCAATCAATGGATATACCAAAATGGTGTATGTCAATATTGGCAAAAATATAGCCCCAACCGACATTATCGTAGATTTGGTAAGCCGAGAACACTTGCACCTAGAGCTCAATGTGTTTGAGAAAGATGCCAATAAGGTTAAATTAGGGCAAACCTTAGTATTAGAAAATCCTAAATTGGCCGATAAAAAAATGACAGGTAAAGTTATTTTGGTAGGACAAACCATAGAAGGGCAAGCCAAAGCTATTTTGGTTCATGGGCATTTGGATGATGAAGTGTTAGAACAAAAGTTGGTGGTTGGACAATACGTAAATACCAAAATTTTGACAGGCAATAAAACCGTAAAAACTCTACCCGAAAATGCCGTTGTGAGAAGAGGTGAAGGTGGTTTTATTTTTGTCAAAATAAAAGAAAATGTTTACCAACAAATTCCTGTACAACTAGGTATTTCGGAAAAAGGCAATGTTGAAATCAAGACAGAAAGAGATATTACAGGCAAGCCAATCGTAAAAAGTAATGCGTCGATTTTGCAGGCTATATTGGCTAGCGGAGACGAATAGACCATTTTCTGTAAAAATAGGAGCATTGTCTCCTATTTTTACAGGGAAAAATTAACCATTTTGCCACCACAAATAAGCAAATAGAATGACCCAAAGTACATCTACAAAGTGCCAATAAAATACAATAAGGTTGATTTTGAGCTGATTGGGAGGATTGACCGAATATACAAACGATTCAACATACGAAAGGCGTTTGAGAGACTCGACGAAGATTTTTATCAAAAAAATCAAACCCACAACAATATGCACAATATGAAGCCCCGAAAGCATCAAGATAAAACCTCGTGATGTTTTTACGGTTGCATTGGCATTTAGCTCAAAAAGCTCTTTCCAGCCCAACAATTGCATGATAATAAAGCCAATACCCAAGCCAAGTGTTATGCCCATAT
The DNA window shown above is from Flectobacillus major DSM 103 and carries:
- a CDS encoding efflux RND transporter periplasmic adaptor subunit, translated to MNKKTLCIYILSALFSTVVLSCSKNKTDNQQADSTQEKTNDLVHLSAEQAKNVQLNLGDFDAITIGEEITANGKVEVPPQQMISLSVPISGFVKSITLLPGTPVRKGQTLAVIQSMEYIQLQQEYLQAISRQKFQEQDLSRQETLNQENVGSKKKLQQIDADFQTSKALINGLEVKLKLIGCNIAKLRKGEITPSINLVSPINGYTKMVYVNIGKNIAPTDIIVDLVSREHLHLELNVFEKDANKVKLGQTLVLENPKLADKKMTGKVILVGQTIEGQAKAILVHGHLDDEVLEQKLVVGQYVNTKILTGNKTVKTLPENAVVRRGEGGFIFVKIKENVYQQIPVQLGISEKGNVEIKTERDITGKPIVKSNASILQAILASGDE
- a CDS encoding cytochrome c oxidase subunit 3; its protein translation is MQRREPFKFMLQLAMFGSGLLFFGLLVFYTILARPNAGFGKLILPQIFWVSTLLMMISSLTLYLANWSFVQHKFKSYRFYMGITLGLGIGFIIMQLLGWKELFELNANATVKTSRGFILMLSGLHIVHIVVGLIFLIKIFVESLKRLSYVESFVYSVNPPNQLKINLIVFYWHFVDVLWVILFAYLWWQNG